A stretch of the Ktedonobacterales bacterium genome encodes the following:
- a CDS encoding glycoside hydrolase family 5 protein, whose translation MGGSHFFSLRMTMLFLLTVLIVVVILPQCLQRPLCTPENEGGFLRAVHGYLVNAACQEVQLTGVNWSGMETGAFAPGGLEVRNWQDMLNQMVQAGFNTIRLPFSDQLFDPTSLPQGINYQKNPDLRGLYGLSLMDRLIEGARQRGLKIILDRHRPSADAQADLWYTYTVPESRWIADWVMLARHYRGNDTVIGADLNNEPRGAATWGSGDPYTDWRLAAERAGNAILKVNPDWLIIVQGIEQYRGDYYWWGGNLKGAAQFPVRLLRPDKLVYSAHDYGPEVYPQSWFWAEDFPQNLARLWQRHWAYLQLSGQAPVLVGEFGGRSVEQGKEGIWLSQLVAFMKLYGFSYTYWAWNPDSGDTGGLLQDDWETLDQAKLARLSSYQCPLPNQAMSLLYQQCSETSILSLISAER comes from the coding sequence GTGGGAGGTTCCCATTTTTTCAGCCTGCGGATGACGATGCTCTTTCTCCTGACGGTTCTCATCGTGGTGGTCATTCTTCCCCAGTGTTTGCAGCGGCCACTCTGTACGCCAGAAAATGAAGGAGGGTTCTTGCGGGCAGTACACGGCTATCTGGTGAATGCAGCCTGCCAGGAAGTGCAATTGACCGGGGTCAACTGGTCGGGAATGGAGACAGGAGCCTTTGCCCCCGGCGGGCTGGAGGTGCGTAACTGGCAGGATATGCTCAACCAGATGGTCCAGGCGGGCTTCAACACCATCCGCCTGCCTTTCAGCGACCAGTTGTTTGACCCCACCAGTCTGCCCCAGGGTATCAATTACCAGAAAAACCCTGATTTGAGAGGCTTGTATGGTTTGAGCCTGATGGATCGCCTGATAGAAGGGGCGCGCCAGCGCGGCTTGAAGATCATCCTCGACAGGCACCGACCCTCCGCTGATGCGCAAGCAGACCTCTGGTACACCTATACAGTACCGGAGTCACGCTGGATTGCCGATTGGGTCATGCTCGCCAGACACTATCGTGGCAATGACACGGTGATAGGCGCTGACCTCAACAACGAGCCGCGTGGCGCTGCCACCTGGGGCAGCGGCGACCCCTACACCGACTGGCGGCTGGCCGCAGAACGAGCGGGCAATGCCATCCTGAAAGTCAACCCGGACTGGCTGATTATCGTCCAGGGCATCGAGCAGTACCGGGGAGACTACTACTGGTGGGGCGGAAATCTGAAGGGCGCCGCCCAGTTTCCTGTGCGCCTGCTCCGACCAGATAAGCTCGTGTATTCCGCGCATGACTATGGGCCAGAGGTTTATCCTCAATCCTGGTTTTGGGCAGAGGACTTTCCGCAGAATCTGGCCCGTCTCTGGCAGCGGCACTGGGCCTACCTCCAACTGAGCGGGCAGGCTCCGGTGCTGGTAGGAGAGTTTGGGGGCCGCTCAGTCGAGCAGGGGAAAGAGGGCATCTGGCTGAGCCAGTTGGTGGCCTTCATGAAGCTGTACGGCTTCAGTTATACCTATTGGGCCTGGAACCCCGATTCAGGAGACACAGGCGGGTTGCTTCAGGACGACTGGGAAACGCTCGATCAGGCCAAACTAGCGAGGTTATCTTCCTATCAGTGTCCACTGCCGAATCAGGCAATGTCTCTGCTCTATCAGCAGTGTTCAGAGACCAGCATATTATCTTTGATCTCTGCGGAAAGGTGA
- a CDS encoding alpha-mannosidase: protein MKFTAEMIAARLPALLAAARRERLPLGPARIASAPQSEAYQPYYDDAHWDQITVGDRWGGAGQTCWFRIPLQLPDAWAGQKAVAHIALGSYEHITGPEALAYLDGIPAQGIDFYHREILLDRLHPGESHVLALEAFSSLAQGPQTLQALELVHLDPEAEALYHDMRVLHGALLTMPPESVERARLVQALEHAYNVLDLRHPRSDDYLRSLPRAREILQQEAYQYSPATERPRIVAVGHAHIDLAWLWPVAQTRRKGARTFSTVLRLMEQYPAYHFVASQPALYRMVQQDEPGLFQQIKARIREGRWEPTGATWVEMDCNLSGGEALIRQFLLGKRFFREELGVDPRLLWLPDAFGYCAALPQIMKGCGVDYFMTTKLSWNEYNRLPYDTFRWRGLDGTEVLTHMVTAPIDLALDPWPGARPSMYTYNAKFTPFDVAGSWKAYRHKAINHELLYLFGHGDGGGGPTAAMQETASRTANLPGFPQVEQSSAEAFFRRLEERVWGDPNLPTWVGELYLELHRGTYTSQGWIKRANRRAELLYREAELWLAMADLLGRPSQPKTRQSELNQGWESLLFNQFHDILPGSSISQVYTDARADYEKIFALGERLRDEAIDTLAAASPARQTLLVMNPAPFPREDPCELVITGSEPLPPLLDEGANPLLMQEIKRDETERHVLVSASAPPLGYRTLSLGKPATREVDAHSDMYISREALENRFFLLRLDERGQIASLYDKRANREVIAPGEVGNRLLAFEDRPLDFDAWDISIYYNDKPYPIDDVTSWQVVETGPLRGGVEIVRRYGESVITQPILLHAEVPRIDFPTHIDWHERQTLLKVAFPVTINSPRATFDVQWGNVERPTHWNTSWDWARFENYAHKWADLSEGDYGVSLLNDCKYGYDVKGNTLRLTLLKSAAWPDPEADRGTHEFSYALLPHQGDWRTGETVRHAYLFNMPASARLVPEQQRVAAAKMAPPAASFVTTDRPGLVIETVKPAENGDGVIVRLYDAHNTRGPAILTFARDIISAEETNLLEEHIGPAEFDGRELRLNVRPYGIETFRIRLSSD, encoded by the coding sequence ATGAAATTTACTGCCGAAATGATCGCGGCGCGCCTTCCAGCCCTGCTTGCGGCAGCGCGGCGCGAGCGGCTTCCTTTGGGTCCGGCCCGCATCGCTTCTGCCCCACAGAGCGAAGCTTACCAGCCCTACTACGACGATGCCCATTGGGATCAGATCACCGTCGGAGATCGCTGGGGCGGCGCGGGGCAGACGTGCTGGTTCCGTATTCCCTTGCAACTGCCGGACGCCTGGGCAGGCCAGAAAGCCGTCGCTCATATCGCCCTGGGAAGCTACGAACACATCACCGGACCGGAAGCCCTGGCCTATCTCGATGGCATCCCAGCACAAGGCATTGACTTTTATCACCGCGAGATTTTGCTAGATCGCCTGCATCCAGGCGAAAGCCACGTACTCGCGCTGGAGGCGTTTAGTTCGCTTGCGCAGGGGCCACAAACCTTGCAAGCGTTGGAGCTTGTACACCTCGACCCAGAGGCCGAGGCGCTCTATCATGATATGCGCGTCCTGCATGGGGCGCTGCTGACCATGCCGCCTGAGTCCGTAGAGCGAGCGCGTTTGGTGCAAGCACTTGAGCATGCCTACAACGTTCTGGACCTGCGACACCCCCGATCAGATGACTACTTACGCTCGTTACCCCGCGCCCGCGAGATACTGCAACAAGAAGCCTACCAGTACAGTCCGGCGACAGAGCGCCCGCGTATCGTAGCGGTTGGGCATGCTCACATTGACCTTGCCTGGCTCTGGCCTGTAGCCCAGACCCGCCGCAAAGGCGCGCGCACCTTCAGCACTGTCCTCCGGCTGATGGAGCAATACCCGGCCTATCACTTTGTCGCCAGCCAGCCCGCCCTTTATCGAATGGTGCAGCAAGACGAGCCTGGACTCTTTCAGCAGATCAAAGCGCGCATCAGGGAGGGACGCTGGGAGCCAACCGGAGCGACATGGGTAGAGATGGATTGCAACTTGAGCGGTGGCGAAGCCCTGATACGCCAGTTTCTCCTGGGCAAGCGCTTTTTCCGCGAAGAGTTGGGCGTCGATCCCCGCCTGCTCTGGCTGCCCGACGCCTTTGGCTACTGCGCGGCTTTACCCCAGATCATGAAGGGCTGTGGCGTGGACTATTTCATGACAACGAAACTTTCGTGGAACGAATACAATCGCCTGCCCTATGATACCTTCCGCTGGCGTGGCCTTGATGGTACAGAGGTGCTTACGCACATGGTCACAGCGCCAATTGATCTTGCCCTGGACCCCTGGCCGGGAGCCAGGCCCTCCATGTATACCTATAACGCGAAGTTTACCCCCTTCGATGTCGCTGGCAGTTGGAAAGCCTATCGCCACAAAGCTATCAATCATGAACTGCTCTATCTCTTCGGTCATGGAGACGGCGGCGGTGGTCCCACTGCCGCCATGCAAGAAACCGCTTCGCGCACAGCGAACCTGCCTGGTTTCCCCCAGGTCGAGCAAAGTTCAGCCGAAGCGTTCTTCCGCCGTCTGGAAGAACGTGTTTGGGGTGATCCCAACCTCCCAACCTGGGTTGGCGAACTCTATCTGGAGCTTCATCGCGGCACATATACCAGTCAGGGCTGGATCAAGCGAGCCAACCGTCGCGCCGAACTGCTCTACCGTGAGGCCGAACTCTGGTTGGCAATGGCTGATCTCCTGGGGCGCCCTTCGCAGCCGAAGACTCGCCAGTCCGAACTCAACCAGGGGTGGGAGTCGCTCCTCTTCAATCAATTTCATGATATTCTGCCTGGCTCTTCGATCTCTCAGGTGTATACCGACGCGCGTGCTGACTATGAGAAAATATTTGCCCTGGGAGAACGCCTGCGCGACGAAGCGATTGATACCCTGGCCGCCGCTTCTCCAGCGCGTCAAACGCTCCTCGTTATGAATCCCGCCCCGTTTCCACGCGAAGACCCCTGCGAGTTGGTAATTACCGGCAGCGAACCGCTCCCCCCACTGCTCGATGAGGGGGCAAATCCCCTGTTGATGCAGGAGATCAAACGGGATGAGACAGAGCGACATGTGCTTGTGAGCGCCTCTGCGCCTCCGCTTGGCTATCGAACGCTCAGCCTCGGAAAGCCTGCAACGCGAGAAGTAGATGCTCACAGTGATATGTACATTTCACGGGAAGCCCTGGAGAACCGCTTCTTCCTGCTGCGCCTGGATGAACGTGGGCAGATCGCCTCCCTCTATGACAAACGAGCAAATCGAGAGGTAATAGCGCCGGGCGAAGTCGGTAATAGACTCCTCGCTTTCGAGGATCGCCCTCTTGATTTCGACGCCTGGGACATCAGCATCTACTACAACGACAAACCCTACCCCATAGACGACGTAACCTCCTGGCAGGTTGTCGAAACCGGACCATTGCGCGGCGGCGTAGAGATCGTCCGGCGCTACGGTGAAAGCGTCATCACGCAGCCTATCCTTCTTCACGCCGAAGTCCCCAGGATTGACTTTCCGACACACATTGATTGGCACGAGCGGCAAACCCTGCTCAAAGTGGCTTTTCCCGTAACTATCAACAGCCCACGCGCAACTTTTGACGTGCAGTGGGGCAATGTCGAACGCCCCACCCACTGGAATACAAGCTGGGACTGGGCGCGCTTCGAGAACTACGCCCATAAATGGGCTGATCTCTCTGAGGGCGACTATGGTGTCTCTCTCCTCAACGATTGCAAGTATGGCTATGACGTGAAAGGGAACACGCTGCGCCTGACGCTGCTCAAGAGCGCCGCCTGGCCTGATCCTGAAGCAGATAGGGGAACACACGAGTTCTCCTACGCGCTCTTACCCCACCAGGGAGACTGGCGAACAGGCGAGACGGTGCGCCACGCCTATCTCTTCAATATGCCCGCCTCCGCCCGTCTTGTGCCTGAGCAGCAGCGGGTGGCAGCAGCGAAGATGGCGCCGCCAGCCGCTTCATTTGTTACCACCGACCGGCCAGGGCTGGTAATTGAGACAGTGAAGCCTGCGGAGAATGGCGATGGCGTGATCGTGCGCCTCTACGATGCCCACAATACGCGCGGCCCAGCCATACTCACCTTTGCGCGCGACATCATCTCCGCAGAGGAAACCAATTTGCTAGAGGAGCACATTGGTCCGGCGGAGTTCGACGGGCGCGAATTACGCCTGAATGTGCGCCCCTACGGCATCGAGACCTTCCGTATACGCCTGAGCAGCGATTGA
- a CDS encoding response regulator gives MLPPESPRLTHICIVDEDEQFRALFRQILQEQGYEVLEASDGRTALRLMWTSPYRLVVIFAQTFPERDGLTVLSAVLADPPLARYHAYLLLSVAPCLSPSLEALVSTLKVPIITHPQDLRSVLKRISRLAHRLEAKRNHSRRHLSAEIKDNMLVSEHC, from the coding sequence ATGCTACCGCCAGAAAGCCCCCGGCTCACTCATATCTGCATTGTGGATGAAGATGAGCAGTTTCGCGCCCTGTTTCGCCAGATCCTTCAGGAGCAGGGTTATGAGGTGCTGGAAGCCTCGGATGGGCGTACCGCGCTGAGGTTGATGTGGACAAGCCCCTATCGGCTCGTCGTGATATTCGCGCAAACCTTTCCAGAGAGGGACGGCCTGACGGTTCTCAGTGCTGTTCTGGCTGATCCTCCTCTGGCGAGATACCATGCTTATCTGCTGCTCAGCGTCGCGCCCTGTCTATCTCCGTCACTAGAGGCGCTTGTCTCTACCCTGAAAGTGCCAATAATCACGCACCCGCAGGATCTCAGAAGTGTATTGAAACGAATTAGCCGATTGGCGCACCGGCTTGAGGCAAAACGGAATCATTCCAGGCGTCACCTTTCCGCAGAGATCAAAGATAATATGCTGGTCTCTGAACACTGCTGA
- a CDS encoding DUF4097 family beta strand repeat-containing protein, translating into MSFPINSQPELVFAHSIGNVHITRGTDGQVTIKEKKNGFPDAIQIHYKQSGDKITITSDIQSDLFEDTWVDFDVSVPSQTGVHASLANGGTLEADGLSGQIALSNTNGSIWATHLNGALALKSASGSLNANHVNGQMTLSTQNGTITTSDAHLRGHSTVQAASGTINFHGSLDPKGSYLFAGGNGAVGLTLPRGAAFHVDARTTSGAIETNFPGIAIHHQNRGGAASSSFASGSVGAPPLAKLTIQTSSGPIHLFQGR; encoded by the coding sequence ATGAGTTTCCCTATCAACAGCCAGCCGGAACTGGTATTTGCCCATTCCATTGGCAATGTCCATATCACCAGGGGTACAGATGGGCAGGTTACCATTAAAGAGAAGAAAAACGGCTTTCCTGACGCCATTCAGATTCACTACAAACAGAGCGGCGACAAGATCACCATCACAAGCGATATACAAAGTGATCTGTTTGAGGATACCTGGGTGGATTTCGATGTAAGCGTCCCCAGCCAGACCGGCGTTCACGCCAGCCTGGCAAACGGTGGCACCCTGGAGGCCGATGGCCTCAGCGGTCAGATCGCCTTAAGTAATACCAATGGGTCTATCTGGGCCACTCACCTCAATGGCGCTCTGGCGCTCAAGAGCGCGAGCGGCTCGCTCAACGCCAATCACGTCAACGGCCAGATGACCCTCAGCACTCAGAACGGGACGATTACCACCAGCGATGCCCATCTGCGAGGACACTCAACAGTCCAGGCTGCCAGCGGAACGATTAACTTTCACGGATCGCTCGACCCCAAGGGGAGCTACCTCTTTGCGGGCGGCAACGGCGCAGTTGGCCTCACGTTGCCACGTGGCGCAGCCTTTCATGTGGATGCCAGAACGACCAGCGGGGCCATAGAGACCAATTTTCCAGGCATTGCTATCCACCACCAGAATAGGGGCGGCGCGGCCAGCAGCAGTTTTGCCAGCGGCAGCGTTGGCGCCCCGCCGCTGGCAAAACTGACCATCCAGACGAGCAGCGGCCCAATTCACCTCTTCCAGGGGAGATAG
- a CDS encoding GH1 family beta-glucosidase: protein MSKTNKPIPVPSSKHAAQRPQSFPANFLWGAATSAYQIEGAAHEDGRGPSIWDRFAATPGATYQGHTGEMAADHYHRMHDDVALMAELGLGAYRFSIAWPRVLPEGTGAINRCGLDFYDRLVDALLARGITPMATLYHWDLPLALEQQGGWLNRETAFAFADYAEIVARRLGDRIDWWLTHNEPWCAAFLGYGIGIHAPGLRDLHAAAVAGHHLLLAHGLALPRLRAHTRPSAQAGITLNLGPIYPEDNAPETARACERADAFVNRWFLDPLFFGRYPESFFANLAVPPPSIEPDDFAIIQTPIDFLGVNYYSRKLVRAPKEPDSDEPGASLGFEEVSQAPGASYTQMGAGWEIYPAGLTDLLVRLKRDYAPRAIVVTENGAAFHDRWDGGRKIDDTQRLAYVRDHIQALGRALAQGVPLRGYFLWSLLDNFEWGEGYSKRFGMIYVDYPTQRRIVKASGRWYADFIAAQYESQAWPTLFVTA, encoded by the coding sequence ATGAGTAAGACCAACAAACCGATACCTGTCCCTTCAAGCAAGCACGCCGCACAGAGGCCCCAGTCTTTTCCGGCAAATTTTCTCTGGGGCGCCGCGACATCCGCCTATCAGATCGAAGGCGCAGCCCACGAAGATGGGCGCGGGCCTTCGATCTGGGATCGCTTTGCAGCCACCCCCGGCGCGACTTATCAGGGGCATACAGGCGAGATGGCCGCTGATCACTATCACCGTATGCACGACGACGTGGCCTTGATGGCTGAACTCGGCCTGGGAGCCTATCGTTTCTCCATTGCCTGGCCGCGCGTGCTTCCTGAAGGGACCGGGGCCATCAACCGGTGTGGCCTGGACTTTTATGATCGCCTGGTTGATGCGCTGCTGGCGCGAGGCATCACCCCTATGGCAACTCTCTACCATTGGGATTTGCCCCTGGCGCTGGAGCAGCAGGGAGGCTGGCTCAACCGCGAGACTGCGTTCGCCTTTGCCGACTATGCCGAAATTGTCGCCCGGCGACTAGGTGATCGGATTGACTGGTGGCTGACGCACAACGAACCCTGGTGCGCCGCCTTCCTGGGCTATGGGATCGGCATCCATGCGCCGGGGCTGCGCGATTTACACGCGGCGGCAGTTGCAGGTCATCACCTCTTGCTCGCGCATGGGCTGGCGCTGCCACGCCTTCGAGCGCATACGCGCCCGTCAGCGCAAGCAGGCATCACTCTCAACCTTGGCCCTATCTATCCAGAGGATAACGCCCCAGAAACAGCGCGAGCCTGCGAACGAGCGGATGCCTTTGTGAATCGCTGGTTTCTCGACCCCCTGTTCTTTGGCAGGTATCCCGAATCCTTCTTTGCCAACCTGGCGGTTCCCCCGCCATCCATTGAACCGGATGATTTTGCGATCATTCAGACGCCCATTGACTTTCTCGGCGTGAATTACTATTCACGTAAGCTAGTACGCGCGCCCAAAGAACCGGATTCAGACGAACCCGGCGCTTCACTGGGCTTCGAGGAAGTCTCTCAGGCGCCAGGAGCCAGCTACACACAAATGGGTGCTGGCTGGGAAATCTACCCTGCCGGGCTGACTGATTTGCTGGTCCGGCTGAAACGCGATTACGCGCCGCGCGCGATTGTGGTCACTGAGAATGGGGCCGCGTTCCATGATCGCTGGGACGGCGGCAGAAAAATTGATGATACACAGCGTCTCGCTTATGTCCGTGACCACATTCAGGCGCTTGGGCGGGCGCTGGCACAGGGTGTGCCGCTGCGTGGGTATTTTCTCTGGTCCTTGCTCGACAACTTTGAGTGGGGCGAGGGCTATAGCAAACGCTTTGGTATGATCTATGTAGATTATCCGACCCAGCGCCGGATTGTGAAGGCAAGTGGCCGCTGGTATGCAGACTTTATCGCTGCGCAATACGAAAGCCAGGCATGGCCGACCCTCTTCGTGACCGCGTGA